The DNA sequence CCACGTATCTGGAGATCGCCCGGAAGGTTTCCTCCAAAGATGCAGTTCGCGCGGTTGGTACAGCATGTGGAGCCAACAAGCATCTCATGCTCGTTCCCTGTCATCGCGTGGTGGGCACCAACGGCAATTTGACGGGATATGCAGGTGGAGTCAGTCGCAAGCGTAAGCTGCTCGACCATGAATGGGGCGTACTTTTCGGCAAGCAAGGAGAGCTGTTCTAGCCATTCCTCCCGCATGAAGCTGGGAAATGTCCAAGTCCGGCAAGGGTGGGTTTTCGATTCAGGGCAAATCCAGTAAATTGCGCCCCACATCCACTAACCCTGTATTCTTGAAGGTAAACGGACAACCCTATCGCACCATTTGGCTGAAATCCGATGATCCCAAGACGGTCCAGATCATCGACCAGCGTCCCCTCCCCCATCAATTTGTCATTGCAGACCTCACCACAACCGCTCAGGCAGCCACCGCCATTCGAGAGATGTGGGTCCGAGGCGCTCCCTTGATCGGAGCCACAGCTGCCTGGGGCATGTATCTCGCCTGCCTTGAAGCAGTGTCACAAGCCGATCCGACCGCTTATCTGCATCAAGCTCGGGAAATCCTCTTCAACACCCGCCCTACCGCTGTTAACCTTCCTTGGGCATTGGATCGAATGATGGCCTTGTTGCTACCTATTTCAGATAGCACCCAACGCATTGAAGTCGCCAAGCTCGAAGCAGAAAAGATCTCCGAGGAAGAATTTGACAACAGCCTCAAAATGGGACATTTCGGGCTGGACATCATCCAAAAACTCCATGAGCAGCATCCTGATCGCCCTGTCAACATCCTGACCCACTGTAACGCAGGATGGCTGGCAACCGTCGACTACGGCACCGCCACTGCCCCCATGTATGTTGCCCATGATGCGGGCATCCCCATTCACGTATGGGTAGACGAAACCCGCCCGAGAAATCAAGGCGCGAGAATCACCGCTTGGGAACTCGGGCAGCATGGAATTCCGCATACCGTGATCACAGATAACACTGGCGGACACTTGATGCAGCATGGAATGGTGGACCTCGTGATCGTAGGCACGGACCGTACCACGAGGACCGGAGATGTCGCCAACAAGATCGGCACCTACCTGAAGGCGCTGGCCGCTTGGGACAATGATGTGCCATTTTATGTAGCAGCGCCTTCCACCTCCATCGACTGGACGCTCCGAGATGGCATCCAGGAAATTCCCATCGAAACCCGTGATGCGCGCGAAGTGACCCACATCCAAGGCAAACTCCCATCGGGAGAAATTGGCTGGGGGCAATTGACCCCTGATTCCAGTCCAGCCCTCAATTATGGCTTCGATGTCACCCCTGCAAAATACGTCACAGGACTCATCACCGAACGAGGGATTTCAACAGCGACCGAGGACGGTTTGCTGGAATTATTCCCTGAGCATAGCTGACCATGATCGACGAAGGATACATCAAATACCGCATCCAATGGCTGGAATGTCCAGCTTTGCCAGCTGATCGAATCGAGGATCTGATCAGCTGGCGGGATCGTCTCCATCAATTGGGCTTGATCGGATATGACGAGGAACAACAAGTCGGATATGGCAATATCAGCGAACGCGTCTGGTTTGGGGGAGAGCTATTCATCATTTCCGGCACCCAAACCGGAGAGATCTCTGAAACGCAGCCAGCCCACTACAGCAGCATCCTCTCCTATTCCATCCCAGGCAATTGCCTGACATGCAGAGGTCCGGTCAAGGCTTCCTCTGAATCCTTGACACATGCTGCGGTGTATGAGTATTCTTTGGATTATCGGGCAGTCATCCATATTCACCATCGAGGCATGTGGGAGGCGCTCAAGGATGAAATCCCGACTACCCTTGAAACTGTCCCGTATGGAACTCCGGAAATGGCTTGGGAAATCCAGCGATTGCTCACTACCCCCGACATGCAATCGGCCCGCGTCTGTGTCATGGGCGGACATCAGGATGGGTTATTGGCAGTAGGCAAAGATTTGGATGAAGCAGGAAATGCATTGCTGGCACTGGCAGGGAAATTCCTATAGGGTCACCGAGGTGAAAAGGGCTAAGTTTGAATCAGACCAAAACCTTTCTATAGAGATGTATGTTATGAACCATTGACGACCCAACTTTCAACAAACTTATGGAAAAAATCATCAAGAAGGACAGCGAGTGGGAGTCGGAATTACCTCCGGAGACATACCGGATCACGCGGCAAAATGGCACAGAAAAGCCCTTCACTGGAAAATATTGGGACTTCAAGGAGTCAGGTGAATATGTATGTGCCTGTTGTGATCTTCCGCTGTTCGGCTCAGATGCCAAATACAGATCCGGTTCAGGATGGCCCAGCTTTGTCCAGCCTGTTGATGCTTCACACATCGAGACTCGGTCCGATTTTTCCCATGGGATGGAACGTACTGAAATCTTGTGTGCACAATGTGAAGCACATTTGGGACATGTATTTGAGGATGGACCAGCGCCAACAGGCTTGAGGTATTGCACCAATTCGGCCTCACTCAAGTTCATCCCTGAAGAAACTCCCCGGGCGCTTGGGGGATCATGATACATATTGAACGCCCTCCTTTTACCGAATGGCTAGTCGCCATTCGGTTTTTTTGTTGAAAGTTTTTGGGAATGCCCCAATACCTATCCTTCACCTTGCCGACTGGCTCCCTTTCATGAATGGATAACGATTCACACCAACATTCTGGATAGCCCTGAGTTCATCAAAGAAATTCAGGGGTCACCTCTAAGGGATATGCCCCAACCAGCGATTTGAATTGCGCCCGTAAACAGCCACTCCATTCACAGTCGCTACAGATTGTTTAAGCGGCTTTCGGAGAAATGCCCATCCTCACCTTGTAACAACGGGACTATGGGAAATCAAGCTTCATCCCAAACTTCTATTCCTGCTTCTCAAATTGACGAATTTGCCCAAGCGATCTCGGGGAAACTCCTCAAACCCGGCACCACTTCCTATGATGATTCACGGGCATTGTGGAACGGCATGTTTGACCGACGCCCGAGCTTCATTGCTCAATGCGAATCCACCGAAGATGTAGTTCAGGCAGTCAATTTCGCCCGCGATCATCAATTATTGCTTTCCATCAAAGGCGGAGGGCATAACTCCGCAGGAACGGGCTGCTGCGATCAGGGCATGGCCATCGATCTCTCCAAAATGAACCGAGTAGCTGTGCATGCTGGCTCCAAGCGAGTGTTTGTGGGCGGAGGGGCACTCATCAGCGATGTGGACGCCGCCACTCAGCAGTTTGGCCTTGCCGTTCCTGCAGGAATCATTTCTCATACGGGAGTCGGCGGATTGACGCTTGGCGGAGGTTTTGGATGGCTCAGCCGCAAATATGGGTTTACGGTCGATCATCTTGTGTCGGCCGAGATTGTAACCGCAGCTGGCGAAGTCCTCAGAATCGACAAAACGAATCATCCAGATCTTTTTTGGGCGATCAAAGGCGGAGGAGGAAACTTTGGGGTGGTGACCGAATTTGAGTTCGATTGCGTAGATGCGGGACCCGAAATCTATTCGGGAGCTATCGTCAAGGCATTTGAAGACAGAGTCTCCTACCTGAAATTCCATCGTGACTTCGTAGAACAAATGTCCGAGGATCTGACTGCTTGGACCGTCATGCGCCATGCTCCACCTCTTCCATTCATTCCCGAACAGTATCATGGCAAGATGGTGATGCTGGTTCCGTTCTGTTGGTTGGGCGATGAAGAATCAGGACGGGAAGCTACTCAGCCTATCCGAGATGCTGGGACGACTTTGGGGGACGGTTCGGCCATGCATCCGTATGTAGGATGGCAACAGGCATTCGACCCATTGGTGTCTCATGGTGCCCGCAACTATTGGAAATCCCACCACCTCAAATCGCTCTCAGATGATTGCATCGAGGTCCTGGCAGATTTCGCCAACCGCCTCCCAAGTGCAGAGACGGAGATATTCACCGCACACATGGCAGGAGCGACGACCGCACCCGGAAGGCCCGAGTTGCCGATTTCCATGCAAGGGTGTCCATTTGTGCTAAATGTCCACACCCGATGGCGAAACCGGGCCGATGATGACACATGCATTCAATGGGCGAGAGATTTTCATGCAGCCACCCAGCCTTTTGCCAACGGGGTGTACGTCAATTTCCTCACGGATCAAAACCAAGCCCGGGCCAAGGCAGCCTACAATGAAAAGACGTGGAACAAGCTTGTGGAAGTCAAGCAAAAGTGGGATCCCAGCAACCTCTTCCGTGTCAACATGAACATTAAACCCAGCTAAACTCGCTGGAATGCTTTAGCCATTTTTGTGAAAGCCCGCTATTTAATCCCAAAGGGCCGCCACTTCATTGTGGTGGCCCCTGGTTCTTTATTCACACTTGCTTGAGTGGCCCAAATTCGGCACATCTGAAAGCGCATTCAGCCCCACTTTAAACCAAAAGGGACCTCCATGATGGAGGCCTCCCGTCCCAGTGTAATTGGTTACTCATGATCCCCCTCTAACGGGGTTTTTATGAAAAATCTCTGCTAGAAAGTCTTTGATTAGCTAGGTTTCCGTAGTTGGAAGAATTGCGCATCTTCCCGATTTCGGCTGACCAAAATTCCCGGCTGCCCACCGATGTTCAGAATCTCTGCGTCTCGTACTTCGCCGGACAATCTTGCCCCCCATTCTTGCGAATCCCCATATTCGAAGCGGTGATCTGCCTGCTGAAGCATCCATATGCCTCGGCTTCCATCATGCCTCCCAAATTCGGGTTTCAACCCGTGGAAGTTTCCTCCCAGCCAGATATCCAGAGTTCCATCTCCATTGACATCCATGACCGCAATTCCGAACACCGGAGCAACCTGTGCTTCGATCGGCAAGGCTTCCAGCCTGAATCCCCCCGGTTCATTCCACAGCACAGAAGTCTGCATCCAATTGGCTTCATGCTTGATGGCACCTTGGCGTTGGGTCTCGTCAAACATGGTCTCATAGGTCAAATGGGCATAATCCTCAAATTTGACCGCCTTGCGTTTGATGGCAGGAATCTGGGCGGTCATATCCATTTTCCCTGTCCAGGGCCATGCTTGCTCGTCCAGCGGAGGATACCAATTCAGGATAATATCGGTCTTCTTGTTTTGGTCAAAATCCTTGACGTACATCGAGAGGCGGCGGTCATCAGAGGCCTTGAGCTTGGTATTCAAGCCCCAGTTGCCCAGCACAAAATCAAGATCGCCATCCCCGTCAAGGTCGGCAGGTTCCATACGGGTCCACCAGCCAGCAGCCGGTTTGGAAGTCTGCTTGGCACTTGGGAAGAGCGCACCTTGCTGGTTTTCGAAGTGAACGACAGGTAACCAATCTCCCATCACCATCAAATCCAAGTCGCCATCTCCATCGGTATCGCCAAAAGCTGCGTCGGTCACCATGCCGATGTTTCCCAATTCTTTCTGGGTGATATCTGTCCATCTGCCGTTCCCATCATTCCGCATCAGGAAGCTTCGCGGAAATAGGCCATAATTGCCCGGCACTGCTCTGCCCCCAATGAACAAATCTTCATCGCCATCACCGTCAATGTCGCCCGCGACCATGCAACTCATCATTCCGGCCGCAGGAGGGGTTTTATGGGTCGCCAAGGTGAGATTCCCCCGGCCATCATTGTCGTAGTAGCGAAGTCTAAAATGCTCAATCCCTCTGGACAGTTCATTTCCGCCTGCTCCTAGCAACACATCCTGATCGCCGTCTCCATCGGCATCTAGGATCACCCCGCAGGTCGTTTCTAGCATTTGGTCATCCGGAGATTGCCAACTAGGCTGCTGCACCCAGCGATTCCCTTTTTGGAAGAACAATCGGTCGGCTTGTCCAAATCCGCCTGTCAGGATAATGTCCTCAGCTCCATCTCCGTTGAGGTCGCCGCGTACGATTCGGGCACTTTCCGTGGAGAGCATTTTGGGCAAAAGTGGCTCTTGGTTGTAGTCGTTGAACGTGTTGTCTTCATGGAGCGTGTTCCCAGCGAAAACGGCTCGCGTGCGGTTGTCCAAGTGAGGGGTTCCTTCGAATGGTTGGGGGGAAAATGTCTGAGTGGCTTGCGATTGAACTAACTCCAATTGTTGATCCACAGCCATATCTGTCAATACTTGTTGGCGTAAATCCGGCCAAGTGACCACGACAGAATCAATGTGATTGATCGTTCCCAATCCAAACAACAATCCCGGGGCCATGCTACTTTGGAACCCACGCTGAGGATAATGCTGTAGCTGCTGGTATTGGTCTCCTGCAAATACTTCCACCTTGGCTCCAATCCCAAACGGATTGGCACCTTCCCCCACAAGTTTGATCGTGAGAGAATGATTGCCGAGCTGGTCGGAGGTGTTGTTCCGAAATAGGAAGCACGGCATATTCACATTATTCACCACGAGATCTAGGTCTCCATCGCCATCCAAATCTCCGTAAGCTGCTCCATTGCTGAAACTGGGTTGCCCCAGTCCGAGGGCTTGCGCTTGGTCTTGGAAGGTAGGGAGATTGGCAGATTTGCCCGTTTGCTTTCTCGCGCCGAGTTGATTGACGAATGCATAATTGGGCAATGGATTGGAAGGCATGTATTCCGCAAAATCCCGCCAATCGAAATGCCCTTTTTCCTCCACGACCTTCTTGATTTCTGCCTTGTCGTTGATGAAGTTGGTAAAATCGAGGTACATGATTTCGTGGAAGAGCGCATTGGAAACGTAAATGTCCTTCCAGCCGTCATTGTCAAAATCGAACATCAGTGCTCCCCAGCTCCAATCCGTCGCAGACACCCCTGCCAAATGCCCCAATTCCTGAAACTCAGCATCTCCTTGGTTGAGATGAAGACAGTTTTGAAGAATCTGGTGGTGGTAGCCTGCCTTGTATTTGATGTCTTCGAGGTAATAGGGATCAAATACGGTCATGGCCTTCAAGCGGTAATTGTCCGCTGCCAGCATGTCTGTTGAGAAAATATCCGCATGCCCATCATTGTTGAGGTCTCCGACATCTGCTCCCATGCTAGAAATCGAGCAAATGCTGAACCGGTCTTCCAGATCCTCCTGAAATGCCCCTCCTTGATTCAAGTACAGATAGTCCCGTTCCCAAAAGTCATTGCTCACGTAGATGTCCGGGCGCATGTCGCCGTTCAAATCGCTGATGGAAACGCCCAATCCAAATCCGATCGGGCTGTCGTAAATTCCGGCTTCTACCGTGACATTGGTAAAAACCCCTCCATCATTTCTCAAAAGCTTGTCTCCCCCAAAGGCATCATGTTCCTCGCGAGATTGGCGGAAAGCCTCGATCTTTTCT is a window from the Pontibacter sp. G13 genome containing:
- a CDS encoding CRTAC1 family protein, with protein sequence MNRNLALLCAIGIWMVGCQSTPPAPTESPLFSQISASESGMDFVNEVHDQEEFNVLTYRNFYNGGGVAIGDINQDGRPDVFFTANMGPNKLYLNQGDFKFEDITESSGVAGTGGWSTGVSMADVNGDGLLDLYVCNSGDIQGDHKQNELFINQGDLTFREAAEAYGLNDPGFSTHASFFDYDGDGDLDCYLLNNSYKDPEKIEAFRQSREEHDAFGGDKLLRNDGGVFTNVTVEAGIYDSPIGFGLGVSISDLNGDMRPDIYVSNDFWERDYLYLNQGGAFQEDLEDRFSICSISSMGADVGDLNNDGHADIFSTDMLAADNYRLKAMTVFDPYYLEDIKYKAGYHHQILQNCLHLNQGDAEFQELGHLAGVSATDWSWGALMFDFDNDGWKDIYVSNALFHEIMYLDFTNFINDKAEIKKVVEEKGHFDWRDFAEYMPSNPLPNYAFVNQLGARKQTGKSANLPTFQDQAQALGLGQPSFSNGAAYGDLDGDGDLDLVVNNVNMPCFLFRNNTSDQLGNHSLTIKLVGEGANPFGIGAKVEVFAGDQYQQLQHYPQRGFQSSMAPGLLFGLGTINHIDSVVVTWPDLRQQVLTDMAVDQQLELVQSQATQTFSPQPFEGTPHLDNRTRAVFAGNTLHEDNTFNDYNQEPLLPKMLSTESARIVRGDLNGDGAEDIILTGGFGQADRLFFQKGNRWVQQPSWQSPDDQMLETTCGVILDADGDGDQDVLLGAGGNELSRGIEHFRLRYYDNDGRGNLTLATHKTPPAAGMMSCMVAGDIDGDGDEDLFIGGRAVPGNYGLFPRSFLMRNDGNGRWTDITQKELGNIGMVTDAAFGDTDGDGDLDLMVMGDWLPVVHFENQQGALFPSAKQTSKPAAGWWTRMEPADLDGDGDLDFVLGNWGLNTKLKASDDRRLSMYVKDFDQNKKTDIILNWYPPLDEQAWPWTGKMDMTAQIPAIKRKAVKFEDYAHLTYETMFDETQRQGAIKHEANWMQTSVLWNEPGGFRLEALPIEAQVAPVFGIAVMDVNGDGTLDIWLGGNFHGLKPEFGRHDGSRGIWMLQQADHRFEYGDSQEWGARLSGEVRDAEILNIGGQPGILVSRNREDAQFFQLRKPS
- a CDS encoding FAD-binding oxidoreductase translates to MGNQASSQTSIPASQIDEFAQAISGKLLKPGTTSYDDSRALWNGMFDRRPSFIAQCESTEDVVQAVNFARDHQLLLSIKGGGHNSAGTGCCDQGMAIDLSKMNRVAVHAGSKRVFVGGGALISDVDAATQQFGLAVPAGIISHTGVGGLTLGGGFGWLSRKYGFTVDHLVSAEIVTAAGEVLRIDKTNHPDLFWAIKGGGGNFGVVTEFEFDCVDAGPEIYSGAIVKAFEDRVSYLKFHRDFVEQMSEDLTAWTVMRHAPPLPFIPEQYHGKMVMLVPFCWLGDEESGREATQPIRDAGTTLGDGSAMHPYVGWQQAFDPLVSHGARNYWKSHHLKSLSDDCIEVLADFANRLPSAETEIFTAHMAGATTAPGRPELPISMQGCPFVLNVHTRWRNRADDDTCIQWARDFHAATQPFANGVYVNFLTDQNQARAKAAYNEKTWNKLVEVKQKWDPSNLFRVNMNIKPS
- the msrB gene encoding peptide-methionine (R)-S-oxide reductase MsrB codes for the protein MEKIIKKDSEWESELPPETYRITRQNGTEKPFTGKYWDFKESGEYVCACCDLPLFGSDAKYRSGSGWPSFVQPVDASHIETRSDFSHGMERTEILCAQCEAHLGHVFEDGPAPTGLRYCTNSASLKFIPEETPRALGGS
- the mtnA gene encoding S-methyl-5-thioribose-1-phosphate isomerase, coding for MKVNGQPYRTIWLKSDDPKTVQIIDQRPLPHQFVIADLTTTAQAATAIREMWVRGAPLIGATAAWGMYLACLEAVSQADPTAYLHQAREILFNTRPTAVNLPWALDRMMALLLPISDSTQRIEVAKLEAEKISEEEFDNSLKMGHFGLDIIQKLHEQHPDRPVNILTHCNAGWLATVDYGTATAPMYVAHDAGIPIHVWVDETRPRNQGARITAWELGQHGIPHTVITDNTGGHLMQHGMVDLVIVGTDRTTRTGDVANKIGTYLKALAAWDNDVPFYVAAPSTSIDWTLRDGIQEIPIETRDAREVTHIQGKLPSGEIGWGQLTPDSSPALNYGFDVTPAKYVTGLITERGISTATEDGLLELFPEHS
- a CDS encoding class II aldolase/adducin family protein produces the protein MIDEGYIKYRIQWLECPALPADRIEDLISWRDRLHQLGLIGYDEEQQVGYGNISERVWFGGELFIISGTQTGEISETQPAHYSSILSYSIPGNCLTCRGPVKASSESLTHAAVYEYSLDYRAVIHIHHRGMWEALKDEIPTTLETVPYGTPEMAWEIQRLLTTPDMQSARVCVMGGHQDGLLAVGKDLDEAGNALLALAGKFL